A stretch of the Gemmatimonadota bacterium genome encodes the following:
- a CDS encoding ABC transporter ATP-binding protein encodes MSDVGAAPPASGEAIRVSGLDVHFGVVKALCGLDLTCSPGHIVGVIGPNGAGKSTLVHVLADLVRPTQGVVRLLGRGYDTPADTRWIRRQVGFLISDGALFEYLTGREMLDFLVESFQLGSAGEGRADELTQMLNLDEYLDRVVATYSSGNRKKLAISAALIHDPQVIVLDEPFESLDPMSVVRLREHLGELASAGRAILVTSHILSVLESICHEVVLIYRGRAQLTGSMDAIRSRGAEAGRGSALEALYLSVVNEQEEA; translated from the coding sequence ATGAGCGATGTCGGAGCGGCGCCTCCAGCTTCGGGCGAGGCGATTCGCGTGAGTGGGCTCGACGTACACTTCGGTGTGGTCAAGGCCCTCTGCGGTCTGGACCTGACGTGCTCCCCAGGGCACATCGTAGGCGTCATCGGACCGAACGGAGCGGGCAAATCGACGTTGGTTCATGTCCTTGCCGACCTCGTTCGCCCGACCCAAGGCGTAGTGAGACTACTGGGCCGGGGCTACGACACGCCGGCGGACACGCGGTGGATCCGCAGGCAGGTGGGGTTCTTGATATCTGACGGTGCGCTGTTCGAATACCTCACGGGCCGTGAAATGCTCGATTTCCTGGTGGAATCCTTCCAACTCGGGTCGGCTGGGGAGGGCCGGGCTGATGAACTCACCCAAATGCTCAATTTGGACGAATACCTGGATCGCGTGGTCGCTACCTATTCCAGTGGCAATCGCAAGAAACTGGCGATCAGCGCGGCCCTGATCCACGATCCCCAGGTCATTGTCCTGGACGAACCATTCGAATCCCTGGACCCGATGAGCGTTGTCCGCCTCCGCGAGCATCTCGGAGAGTTGGCCTCCGCCGGCCGGGCCATCCTCGTGACCTCCCACATCCTGTCCGTTCTTGAGAGCATATGTCATGAGGTCGTCTTGATCTACCGTGGTCGTGCCCAACTGACCGGTAGCATGGACGCAATACGATCGCGGGGTGCGGAGGCTGGACGTGGATCAGCCCTAGAGGCGCTGTACCTAAGTGTCGTGAACGAGCAGGAGGAAGCATGA